In Zerene cesonia ecotype Mississippi chromosome 17, Zerene_cesonia_1.1, whole genome shotgun sequence, a single genomic region encodes these proteins:
- the LOC119833576 gene encoding gastrula zinc finger protein XlCGF8.2DB-like, whose protein sequence is MEAEEPKSTKHFKCAHDGCAAVFDRPYRLTQHQLTHFNYKPFACVEDGCEKSYTSKSHLERHINSAHRSYNADALYSCPKCLKQYANRQNLKRHYKIQHLDGIKPFSCEQCPLSFKLKFQLSTHMYHHTGIKAFNCPMCPKQFVTITEQKKHIRNHKVFTCEYCNQQFTRWTDILHHKQTNHQSEEYICDDCGKTFNQRKHIVRHVKLHMDSRQISIYFCPFENCFRHYSRNSNLKQHIQVKHEGMTFNCHLCDAKLTTKAKLNEHIERHNRPAMYKPPKTLVTGRKKRKDAYVPRTNTALKLAGLHCSFEQNPYMAQGGLGESNVENEGVNQLCNIEIQQANPIIN, encoded by the exons ATGGAGGCTGAGGAACCCAAATCAACAAAGCATTTTAAATGTGCACATGATGGTTGTGCTGCTGTATTTGATAGGCCTTATAGATTAACACAGCACCaattaacacattttaacTAT aaGCCCTTTGCCTGTGTAGAAGATGGGTGTGAAAAATCATACACAAGCAAAAGTCACTTAGAGAGACATATAAATAGTGCACATCGAAGTTACAATGCAGATGCCTTGTATAG ttgtcctaaatgtttaaaacaatatgcAAACAGACAAAATTTGAAGAGGCATTATAAAATTCAGCACCTTGATGGTATCAAACCATTTTCATGTGAACAATGTCCACTctcatttaaacttaaatttcaATTGAGCACCCATATGTATCACCACACTGGAATTAAGGCTTTcaa TTGTCCAATGTGTCCAAAACAATTTGTGACAATAACCGAACAAAAGAAGCATATAAGAAACCATAAAGTGTTCACATGTGAGTATTGTAATCAACAATTTACAAGATGGACGGATATATTGCACCACAAGCAAACAAATCATCAGTCAGAAG AATATATATGCGATGATTGTGGAAAAACATTTAACCAAAGGAAGCACATTGTCCGTCATGTTAAACTTCACATGGATTCCCGGCAGATATCAATATACTTTTGTCCTTTCGAAAATTGTTTTAG GCATTATTCACGAAACAGCAATTTGAAACAGCACATACAAGTTAAACATGAAGGAATGACATTCAATTGCCATCTATGTGATGCAAAATTAACTACAAAG gcTAAATTAAATGAACACATAGAAAGGCACAATCGTCCTGCAATGTATAAGCCACCAAAAACTCTTGTCACCGGTAGAAAAAAACGTAAAGATGCCTATGTACCGAGGACAAATACAGCACTTAAGTTAGCGGGACTGCACTGTTCCTTTGAACAAAATCCATATATGGCGCAAGGTGGACTTGGTGAATCTAATGTAGAAAATGAAGGTGTTAACCAGCTTTGTAATATAGAAATCCAACAAGCAAATCCTATAATCAATTGA